In a genomic window of Cyanobacteria bacterium FACHB-DQ100:
- a CDS encoding allophycocyanin, translated as MSIVTKSIVNADAEARYLSPGELDRIKGFVTTGERRLRIAQTLTDSRERIVKQAGDQLFQKRPDVVSPGGNAYGEEMTATCLRDLDYYLRLVTYGIVAGDVTPIEEIGIVGVREMYNSLGTPIPAVAEGIRAMKNVAASLLSSDDASEAGAYFDYVIGAMQ; from the coding sequence ATGAGTATTGTCACGAAGTCAATCGTGAACGCTGACGCTGAGGCACGTTACCTCAGCCCCGGTGAATTGGATCGGATCAAAGGCTTCGTCACCACGGGTGAGCGCCGCCTGCGGATCGCACAAACCTTGACCGATTCGCGTGAGCGCATCGTTAAGCAAGCAGGTGATCAACTGTTCCAAAAGCGTCCTGATGTTGTTTCTCCTGGTGGAAACGCATACGGCGAAGAAATGACCGCTACCTGTCTGCGTGACTTGGACTACTACCTGCGTCTCGTAACCTACGGAATCGTTGCAGGTGATGTAACCCCGATCGAAGAAATCGGTATCGTCGGCGTGAGAGAAATGTACAACTCCTTGGGAACTCCGATTCCTGCGGTTGCAGAAGGCATTCGCGCTATGAAGAACGTGGCTGCTTCGTTGCTCTCCTCGGATGATGCTTCCGAAGCTGGCGCTTACTTCGACTATGTAATCGGTGCAATGCAGTAA
- a CDS encoding phycobilisome linker polypeptide — MRMFKITACVPSQTRIRTQRELQNTFFTKLVPYENWFKEQQRIQKMGGKIVKVELATGKQGMNTGLA; from the coding sequence ATGAGAATGTTCAAGATTACCGCTTGTGTTCCGAGCCAAACTCGGATTCGCACACAGCGCGAACTGCAAAATACGTTCTTTACCAAGCTTGTCCCTTACGAGAACTGGTTCAAAGAACAGCAACGCATCCAAAAAATGGGTGGAAAGATTGTGAAGGTGGAACTGGCTACGGGTAAACAGGGCATGAATACAGGTCTGGCGTAA
- the apcB gene encoding allophycocyanin subunit beta has protein sequence MQDAITSVINTSDVQGKYLDSSSLEKLKGYFQTGELRVRAATTISANAAAIVKEAVAKSLLYSDITRPGGNMYTTRRYAACIRDLDYYLRYATYAMLAGDPSILDERVLNGLKETYNSLGVPIAATVQSIQAMKEVTAGLVGSDAGKEMGVYFDYISSGLS, from the coding sequence ATGCAAGACGCAATTACCTCGGTAATCAATACTTCTGACGTTCAAGGTAAGTACCTTGACTCTTCATCCCTCGAAAAGCTCAAAGGCTACTTCCAAACGGGTGAACTGCGCGTTCGTGCAGCGACCACCATCTCGGCTAACGCAGCAGCGATCGTCAAAGAAGCTGTCGCTAAGTCCTTGTTGTACTCGGACATCACCCGCCCCGGTGGAAACATGTACACCACCCGTCGTTATGCTGCTTGCATCCGCGACCTCGACTACTACCTCCGCTATGCAACCTACGCAATGTTGGCTGGAGATCCTTCGATCCTCGATGAGCGCGTGCTCAACGGATTGAAAGAAACCTACAACAGCTTGGGTGTACCCATTGCTGCTACCGTTCAATCGATCCAAGCTATGAAAGAAGTCACGGCTGGATTGGTTGGTTCTGACGCTGGTAAAGAAATGGGCGTTTACTTCGACTACATCAGCTCTGGTTTGAGCTAA